Proteins encoded together in one Desulfuromonas acetexigens window:
- a CDS encoding bifunctional 3,4-dihydroxy-2-butanone-4-phosphate synthase/GTP cyclohydrolase II: MPIAKIEAALEDIRQGKMVILIDDEDRENEGDLTMAAEKVTPEAINFMAREGRGLICLSLTEERADHLDLPLMVRDNSSSFGTAFTVSIEARRGVTTGISAADRAHTIQVAIADESTARDLARPGHVFPLRAKKGGVLVRAGQTEGSVDLARLAGLKPAGVICEVMNEDGTMARLPELKKFAKQHDLKIISIADLVSYRMRKELLVRRAAETVIPIHDCGEFAAIAYENDVDTAQHLALVKGTIDPEKPVLVRVHSECLTGDVFASQRCDCGEQLHAAIHQIDEEGCGVLLYMRQEGRGIGLINKLKAYALQDEGCDTVEANEALGFKADLRDYGIGAQILSELGVRRIRLMTNNPKKIIGLEGYGLEVVERVSIQMPACETNKRYLATKREKLGHLLENL; the protein is encoded by the coding sequence ATGCCCATCGCCAAGATCGAAGCCGCCCTGGAAGACATCCGCCAAGGCAAAATGGTCATTCTCATCGATGACGAAGACCGGGAAAACGAAGGCGACCTGACCATGGCCGCCGAAAAGGTCACCCCCGAAGCCATCAACTTCATGGCCCGCGAAGGGCGTGGCCTGATCTGCCTCTCCCTCACCGAGGAGCGGGCCGATCATCTCGACCTGCCGCTGATGGTGCGGGATAATTCCTCGTCCTTCGGTACCGCCTTCACCGTCTCTATCGAGGCACGGCGCGGTGTCACCACCGGCATTTCCGCCGCCGATCGGGCACACACCATCCAGGTCGCCATCGCCGACGAAAGCACCGCTCGCGATCTCGCCCGCCCCGGCCACGTCTTTCCCTTGCGGGCGAAGAAGGGCGGGGTGCTGGTGCGCGCCGGTCAGACCGAGGGCTCCGTCGATCTCGCCCGCCTCGCCGGGCTCAAGCCGGCCGGGGTGATCTGCGAGGTCATGAATGAAGACGGCACCATGGCCCGCCTGCCGGAACTGAAGAAGTTCGCCAAGCAGCATGATCTGAAGATCATCTCCATCGCCGATCTCGTCTCCTACCGCATGCGCAAGGAACTGCTGGTGCGGCGCGCTGCCGAGACGGTGATTCCCATTCACGACTGCGGCGAATTCGCCGCCATCGCCTACGAGAACGACGTCGACACGGCCCAGCATCTGGCCCTGGTCAAAGGCACCATCGATCCGGAAAAGCCGGTGTTGGTGCGGGTCCATTCCGAATGCCTGACCGGAGATGTCTTCGCTTCCCAGCGCTGCGATTGCGGTGAGCAGCTCCATGCCGCCATCCACCAGATCGACGAGGAAGGTTGCGGGGTGCTCCTCTACATGCGCCAGGAAGGGCGGGGCATCGGTCTGATCAACAAGCTCAAGGCCTACGCCTTGCAGGATGAGGGTTGTGACACCGTCGAGGCGAACGAGGCCCTCGGTTTCAAGGCCGACCTGCGGGATTATGGCATCGGCGCGCAGATCCTCTCGGAACTGGGGGTGCGCCGGATCCGTCTGATGACCAATAATCCGAAGAAGATCATCGGCCTCGAAGGTTACGGCCTGGAGGTCGTCGAGCGAGTGTCGATCCAGATGCCCGCCTGCGAAACGAACAAGCGCTATCTCGCCACCAAGCGCGAGAAACTCGGCCATCTGTTGGAAAATCTCTAA
- a CDS encoding riboflavin synthase, protein MFTGLIEDLGTVRELRKGSDSARLSVATAIPMDELELGASIAVNGICLTVTNFGGGSFTADVSPETLGRSNLGALLPGSRVNLERALRLGDRLGGHWVSGHVDAVGTLEQAQRDGNAWRLTFRLPTEVNRYVVEKGSVAIDGISLTVNSVGDETFSVAIIPHTLALTTLKEAKVGARVNIETDILGKYVERLLGRSPRSESRAPVDLEFLAKHGFL, encoded by the coding sequence ATGTTCACCGGACTGATCGAGGATCTCGGCACGGTGCGCGAACTGCGCAAGGGGAGCGATAGCGCCCGCCTGAGCGTGGCGACCGCCATCCCCATGGATGAGCTGGAGTTGGGGGCGAGCATCGCCGTCAACGGCATCTGCCTGACGGTCACGAATTTTGGCGGTGGCTCTTTCACGGCCGACGTTTCCCCCGAAACCCTCGGCCGCTCCAATCTCGGCGCGCTCCTTCCCGGCAGCCGGGTCAATCTCGAACGGGCTCTGCGCCTCGGCGACCGGCTCGGCGGACACTGGGTCAGCGGTCATGTCGACGCGGTCGGGACCCTGGAGCAAGCGCAGCGGGATGGCAACGCCTGGCGCCTGACTTTCCGCCTCCCCACCGAAGTCAACCGCTACGTGGTGGAGAAGGGCTCGGTGGCCATCGACGGCATCAGCCTGACCGTCAACAGCGTCGGCGACGAAACCTTTTCCGTGGCGATCATTCCCCACACCCTGGCGCTGACCACCCTCAAGGAGGCCAAGGTCGGGGCACGGGTGAATATTGAAACGGACATCCTCGGCAAGTATGTGGAGCGCCTGCTCGGGCGCTCCCCCCGCAGCGAAAGCCGCGCTCCCGTCGATCTTGAATTCCTTGCCAAGCATGGATTTCTGTGA
- the ribD gene encoding bifunctional diaminohydroxyphosphoribosylaminopyrimidine deaminase/5-amino-6-(5-phosphoribosylamino)uracil reductase RibD, translating into MPTAVEYMEQALALARRAEGRTRPNPPVGALVVAAGEVVGEGYHPAAGEPHAEIFALRQAGERSRGADLYVTLEPCSHHGRTGPCSEAVIAAGIARVWVGCEDPNPQVSGRGIARLRAAGIEVVVGVCEADCRRLIAPFAKHVRTGLPHVTLKTAITLDGKTATAAGDSRWISGGASRLHVHRLRDRIDAILVGSGTVLHDDPQLTTRLPERGRNPLRVIVDGQLRCSANARIFDTTQAPTLLAVTSAVPEEKLERLRARGVDVQVLDGPDGHVDLVALLRLLGARGVQSLLLEGGSGLNGVFLRRRLIDRMLVFVAPKLVGGADGYGIFAGNGVARLADAFCLEDVHFSRFENDLLIEGEVPPCSPD; encoded by the coding sequence ATGCCGACCGCTGTGGAATATATGGAACAGGCCCTGGCCCTGGCGCGCCGGGCCGAGGGACGGACCCGTCCCAATCCCCCGGTGGGGGCGCTGGTGGTCGCCGCCGGCGAGGTCGTCGGGGAGGGCTACCATCCGGCGGCCGGGGAGCCGCACGCCGAAATTTTCGCCTTGCGTCAAGCCGGCGAGCGGAGCCGAGGGGCCGATCTCTATGTCACCCTGGAGCCTTGCAGCCATCATGGCCGCACCGGCCCCTGCAGCGAGGCGGTGATCGCCGCCGGGATCGCGCGGGTCTGGGTCGGCTGCGAAGATCCGAACCCCCAGGTGAGCGGTCGCGGCATCGCCCGCCTGCGTGCTGCCGGCATCGAGGTGGTGGTCGGGGTCTGCGAAGCAGATTGCCGGCGTCTGATCGCCCCCTTTGCCAAGCACGTCCGCACCGGTCTGCCCCATGTCACCCTGAAGACGGCGATCACCCTCGACGGCAAGACCGCCACCGCTGCTGGGGATTCCCGCTGGATCTCCGGCGGTGCCAGCCGCCTGCATGTGCATCGGTTGCGCGACCGCATCGACGCCATTCTGGTCGGCAGCGGCACCGTCTTGCACGACGATCCGCAACTGACCACCCGGCTCCCCGAGAGGGGGCGCAATCCCCTGCGGGTGATCGTTGATGGGCAGCTGCGCTGCTCCGCCAATGCCCGGATTTTCGATACGACCCAAGCGCCGACCCTGCTCGCTGTCACTTCCGCCGTCCCCGAGGAAAAACTGGAGCGGTTGCGCGCGCGCGGGGTGGACGTGCAGGTGCTCGACGGCCCCGACGGGCATGTCGATCTCGTCGCCCTTTTGCGCCTGCTCGGTGCCCGGGGGGTGCAGAGCCTGCTCCTCGAAGGGGGAAGCGGGCTCAACGGCGTTTTTCTGCGCCGAAGGCTGATCGACCGTATGCTCGTCTTTGTCGCGCCGAAGCTGGTGGGGGGCGCCGATGGTTACGGCATCTTCGCCGGCAATGGGGTGGCCCGTTTGGCCGACGCGTTCTGTCTGGAGGATGTCCATTTCAGCCGCTTTGAAAACGATCTGCTGATTGAAGGGGAGGTGCCGCCATGTTCACCGGACTGA
- the nrdR gene encoding transcriptional regulator NrdR, giving the protein MKCPFCSYHDTKVVDSRLGREGNNIRRRRECISCEKRFTTYERVEETLPLVVKKDSRRELFDRSKIIAGMQRACEKRPISIAVIEKEVDRLEQSLQESGEKEIESSRIGEAVMNILHELDEVAYVRFASVYRQFRDINEFMAELTDILAKGQGKKAP; this is encoded by the coding sequence ATGAAATGCCCGTTTTGTTCCTATCACGACACCAAAGTGGTCGATTCCCGACTCGGTCGCGAGGGGAACAACATCCGCCGCCGCCGCGAGTGCATCTCCTGCGAAAAGCGTTTTACCACCTACGAGCGGGTCGAGGAGACCCTGCCGCTGGTGGTCAAGAAGGATAGCCGGCGAGAACTTTTTGATCGTTCCAAGATCATCGCCGGCATGCAGCGCGCCTGCGAAAAACGACCGATCTCCATCGCCGTGATCGAGAAAGAGGTCGATCGTCTGGAGCAGTCCTTGCAGGAGAGCGGCGAGAAGGAAATCGAATCGAGCCGCATCGGTGAAGCGGTCATGAACATTCTGCACGAGCTGGATGAGGTGGCTTATGTCCGTTTTGCTTCGGTCTACCGCCAGTTTCGCGACATCAATGAGTTCATGGCTGAACTGACCGACATTCTTGCCAAGGGCCAGGGCAAGAAGGCCCCCTAA
- a CDS encoding deoxycytidylate deaminase: MERPSWEEYFMEIACLVARRSTCLRRQVGAVMVKGKNILATGYNGTPSGITHCEQAGCLRQQLNVPSGERHELCRGLHAEQNAIIQAAKHGINIADATLYCTNSPCIICSKMLINAGVQRIIYKEGYPDLLSMEMLAESGVEVLEFSQVAGRSQGERR, encoded by the coding sequence ATGGAGCGTCCAAGCTGGGAAGAGTATTTCATGGAAATCGCTTGCCTGGTGGCCAGACGTTCGACCTGTCTGCGCCGCCAGGTCGGTGCGGTAATGGTCAAGGGGAAGAACATTCTCGCCACCGGCTATAACGGCACCCCTTCGGGAATCACCCACTGCGAGCAGGCCGGTTGTCTGCGTCAGCAGCTCAATGTCCCCTCCGGCGAGCGCCATGAACTCTGTCGCGGCCTCCATGCTGAGCAAAATGCCATCATCCAGGCGGCCAAGCATGGGATCAATATCGCCGACGCCACCCTTTACTGCACCAATTCCCCCTGCATCATCTGTTCAAAGATGCTGATCAATGCCGGCGTCCAGCGGATCATCTATAAGGAGGGCTATCCCGATCTGCTCTCCATGGAGATGCTCGCCGAGTCGGGGGTCGAAGTTCTCGAATTCAGCCAGGTCGCCGGACGGAGCCAGGGAGAGCGCCGATGA
- the glyA gene encoding serine hydroxymethyltransferase: MSEKLAQFDPEIAASIRRETERQEYNLEFIASENFVSENVLEVQGSVLTNKYAEGYPGKRYYGGCEFVDEAEQLAIDRAKELFGAEHANVQPHSGSQANMAVYFSVCNPGDTILGMNLAHGGHLTHGSPVNFSGKLFNIVPYGVKKETGTIDYDEVERLAVEHKPKLIVVGASAYPRALDFAAFRRIADKVGALVMVDMAHIAGLVAAGLHANPVPHAEFVTTTTHKTLRGPRGGMILCREEFAKAVNSNIFPGIQGGPLMHVIAAKAVAFKEALAPDFKVYAAQVIKNAQALAAGLTKRGFNLVSGGTDNHLMLVDLSGTELTGKVAEATLEKAGITVNKNAVPFDTRSPFVTSGFRIGTPATTTRGLKEAEMELVAGWIDRALKNVENAEELAKIRAEVKELCKKFPLYAHRLT; this comes from the coding sequence ATGTCCGAGAAACTTGCCCAGTTCGATCCGGAAATCGCAGCCAGCATCCGCCGGGAAACCGAGCGTCAGGAATACAACCTCGAATTTATCGCTTCGGAAAACTTCGTCAGCGAGAATGTGCTCGAAGTCCAGGGGTCGGTACTGACGAACAAATATGCCGAAGGCTATCCCGGCAAGCGTTATTACGGTGGTTGCGAGTTCGTCGACGAGGCCGAACAGTTGGCCATCGATCGAGCCAAGGAGCTCTTCGGCGCCGAACACGCTAATGTCCAGCCCCATTCCGGCTCCCAGGCCAATATGGCGGTCTATTTCTCCGTCTGTAACCCCGGCGACACGATCCTCGGCATGAACCTGGCCCACGGCGGCCACCTGACCCACGGCTCCCCGGTCAACTTCTCCGGCAAGCTCTTCAATATCGTTCCCTATGGAGTCAAGAAGGAAACCGGCACCATCGATTACGACGAAGTCGAGCGTCTCGCCGTCGAGCACAAGCCGAAGCTGATCGTCGTCGGCGCCAGCGCCTATCCCCGCGCCCTCGATTTCGCCGCTTTCCGCCGCATCGCCGACAAGGTCGGGGCGCTGGTCATGGTCGATATGGCGCACATCGCCGGCCTGGTCGCCGCCGGTCTTCATGCCAATCCCGTCCCCCACGCCGAGTTCGTCACCACCACCACCCACAAGACCCTGCGCGGCCCCCGCGGCGGTATGATCCTCTGTCGCGAAGAATTCGCTAAGGCCGTCAACAGCAACATCTTCCCCGGCATCCAGGGGGGACCGCTGATGCATGTCATCGCCGCCAAGGCGGTGGCCTTCAAGGAAGCCCTCGCTCCCGACTTCAAGGTCTACGCCGCCCAGGTCATCAAGAATGCCCAGGCTCTGGCCGCCGGGTTGACCAAGCGTGGCTTCAATCTGGTTTCCGGTGGTACCGACAATCACCTCATGCTGGTTGATCTTTCCGGTACCGAGTTGACTGGGAAGGTGGCCGAGGCCACCTTGGAAAAGGCCGGAATTACCGTCAACAAGAACGCCGTGCCTTTCGATACCCGGTCGCCCTTCGTCACCAGCGGCTTCCGCATCGGCACGCCGGCGACCACCACCCGCGGCCTCAAGGAAGCGGAAATGGAGCTGGTCGCCGGCTGGATCGACCGCGCCCTGAAGAATGTGGAGAATGCCGAGGAGTTGGCGAAAATCCGCGCCGAGGTCAAGGAACTCTGCAAAAAATTCCCCCTCTACGCCCATCGCTTGACTTAG
- the rpiB gene encoding ribose 5-phosphate isomerase B, whose amino-acid sequence MMVIASDHGGLELKDAIYKCLESRGLSVRDFGTDNGDSVDYPDFGEKVARAVSSGEAERGILICGTGIGMSIVANKFPGVRAALVNDPFTARMAKEHNNANVLVMGGRVITPEIACRLVEIWLDSEFEGDRHQRRLDKISRIEDEVRKAAR is encoded by the coding sequence ATGATGGTCATAGCGAGCGATCACGGCGGACTTGAACTCAAGGACGCCATCTATAAGTGTCTGGAATCTCGTGGCCTCTCCGTCCGGGATTTCGGTACTGACAACGGCGATTCCGTCGACTATCCCGATTTCGGCGAAAAGGTCGCGCGGGCCGTATCCAGCGGCGAGGCCGAACGAGGCATTCTGATCTGCGGCACCGGTATCGGTATGTCCATCGTTGCCAATAAATTCCCCGGCGTGCGCGCCGCCTTGGTCAATGACCCCTTTACCGCGCGTATGGCCAAGGAGCACAACAACGCCAACGTGTTGGTGATGGGCGGCCGAGTCATTACCCCTGAGATCGCCTGCCGCCTGGTGGAGATCTGGCTCGACAGCGAGTTCGAGGGAGATCGTCATCAACGGCGCCTCGACAAAATCAGTCGGATCGAGGACGAAGTCCGCAAGGCCGCCCGCTGA
- the fabF gene encoding beta-ketoacyl-ACP synthase II, with the protein MRRVVVTGVGVVSALGTGTEKNWSALMAGKSGIDRITRFDASDLPSQIAGEVKDFNPEDFIDKKEVKKMDSFIHYALAASDMAMKDSGLQVTEENAERVGVVVGAGLGGLPAIEKYHEVLMNGGYKKVTPFFIPMLIINLAPGHISIRFGAKGPNLSTVTACATGTHSIGDAYHIIKRGDADAMIAGGAESTITPLGIAGFNVMKALSTRNDDPTRASRPFDKGRDGFIMAEGAGIVVLEEYESAKKRGAKIYAEVVGYGATGDAHHITAPGPDGEGAARCMKMALRHAGMNPEEVDYINAHGTSTHFNDLYETMAIKSVFGEHARKLMVSSTKSMTGHTLGAAGGIEAVYSLLTMERSAVPPTINYEEPDPECDLDYVPNQARQAEVRVAMSNSLGFGGTNGTLIFKKV; encoded by the coding sequence ATGCGAAGAGTCGTCGTGACGGGAGTCGGTGTCGTTTCCGCCCTGGGCACCGGGACCGAAAAGAACTGGTCGGCCTTGATGGCGGGAAAGTCCGGAATCGACCGGATCACACGCTTTGACGCCTCCGACCTGCCCAGCCAGATCGCTGGGGAGGTCAAGGACTTCAATCCCGAGGACTTCATCGACAAAAAAGAAGTCAAGAAGATGGATAGTTTCATCCATTATGCGCTGGCCGCCTCGGATATGGCCATGAAAGATTCCGGTTTGCAGGTCACCGAAGAGAACGCCGAACGCGTCGGCGTGGTAGTCGGTGCCGGCCTCGGCGGTCTGCCGGCCATCGAAAAGTATCACGAAGTGCTGATGAACGGCGGCTATAAAAAGGTCACGCCCTTTTTCATCCCGATGCTGATCATCAATCTGGCGCCCGGCCATATCTCCATCCGTTTCGGCGCCAAGGGGCCGAATCTTTCCACCGTTACCGCCTGCGCCACCGGCACCCACTCCATTGGTGACGCCTATCACATCATCAAGCGTGGCGATGCCGACGCGATGATCGCCGGCGGCGCCGAATCGACCATAACTCCCTTGGGTATCGCCGGCTTTAACGTCATGAAGGCCCTCTCCACCCGCAATGACGATCCGACTCGCGCCAGTCGTCCCTTCGATAAGGGGCGCGACGGCTTCATCATGGCCGAGGGGGCCGGTATCGTTGTGCTGGAAGAGTACGAGTCGGCAAAAAAACGCGGGGCTAAAATCTATGCCGAGGTCGTCGGCTACGGCGCTACCGGCGACGCCCATCACATCACCGCGCCCGGTCCCGACGGCGAGGGTGCCGCGCGTTGCATGAAGATGGCGTTGAGGCACGCCGGCATGAATCCCGAGGAAGTCGATTACATCAACGCCCACGGCACCTCGACCCATTTCAACGATCTCTACGAAACCATGGCGATCAAAAGTGTTTTCGGCGAGCACGCGCGCAAGCTTATGGTCAGCTCCACCAAGAGCATGACCGGCCATACCCTGGGCGCCGCCGGCGGCATCGAGGCGGTCTACTCTCTGCTCACCATGGAGCGTAGCGCGGTACCGCCGACCATCAATTATGAGGAACCCGATCCTGAGTGCGATCTCGACTATGTACCGAATCAGGCCCGTCAGGCTGAGGTCCGGGTGGCGATGTCCAACTCCCTCGGCTTCGGCGGCACCAACGGCACCCTGATCTTCAAAAAGGTTTGA
- the acpP gene encoding acyl carrier protein, whose amino-acid sequence MASIDERVKQIVAEQLGVDADQVTNDASFMDDLGADSLDTVELVMALEEEFDIEISDEDAEKILTVQDAIDYLGENS is encoded by the coding sequence ATGGCTTCTATTGACGAAAGAGTAAAGCAGATTGTGGCGGAACAACTGGGTGTGGATGCCGACCAGGTGACCAACGACGCATCTTTCATGGATGATCTTGGCGCCGATTCCCTCGACACCGTGGAACTGGTCATGGCTCTCGAAGAAGAATTCGATATCGAGATCTCCGACGAAGATGCCGAAAAAATCCTGACGGTCCAGGACGCTATTGATTACCTCGGCGAAAATTCCTGA
- the fabG gene encoding 3-oxoacyl-[acyl-carrier-protein] reductase, whose protein sequence is MAKDRVAIVTGASRGIGKSISLALAACGAKIVAVDIDLAATEAMVAELKANGTEAIAVQGNVTLSADAEKMVQAAVEAFGRVDILVNNAGITRDALLLRMKDEDWDAVLNVNLKGAFLCSRAAAKVMSKQRYGRIINIASVVGQMGNAGQANYCASKAGLMGLTRSNARELARRNVTVNAVAPGFIATDMTDALPEKTREELAAQIPLERLGSAEDIAHAVVFLAQEKSGYITGQVLAVNGGMYM, encoded by the coding sequence ATGGCCAAAGACCGTGTCGCCATTGTCACCGGGGCTTCCCGGGGCATCGGCAAAAGCATTTCCCTGGCCCTGGCCGCCTGCGGTGCCAAGATTGTCGCCGTCGATATTGATTTAGCCGCCACTGAGGCCATGGTCGCCGAACTGAAGGCCAACGGCACTGAAGCGATTGCCGTGCAGGGAAACGTGACCCTGAGCGCTGATGCCGAAAAAATGGTTCAGGCCGCGGTGGAGGCTTTCGGCCGCGTCGACATCCTGGTGAACAACGCCGGTATCACTCGCGACGCCCTGCTGCTGCGGATGAAGGATGAGGATTGGGATGCCGTTCTCAATGTCAACCTCAAGGGGGCGTTCCTCTGCTCTCGGGCGGCCGCTAAGGTGATGTCGAAACAGCGCTACGGCCGGATCATCAATATCGCTTCGGTGGTCGGGCAGATGGGTAACGCCGGTCAGGCCAACTACTGCGCCAGCAAGGCCGGCCTTATGGGGCTGACCCGCTCCAACGCCCGCGAACTGGCGCGGCGCAATGTCACGGTCAACGCCGTGGCTCCCGGCTTCATTGCTACCGATATGACCGACGCCCTGCCCGAGAAGACCCGTGAGGAACTGGCAGCCCAGATCCCTCTGGAGCGTCTCGGCAGCGCTGAAGATATCGCCCATGCCGTTGTTTTCCTCGCCCAGGAGAAATCCGGATATATTACCGGGCAGGTGCTGGCGGTGAATGGCGGCATGTACATGTAA
- the fabD gene encoding ACP S-malonyltransferase, which translates to MLAFVFPGQGSQFAGMGRDLADNFPVARQLFQEANDALGFDIASLCFNGPEEDLRLTTNTQPAIVTVSVAALRVVEQETGLRPDYAAGHSLGEFSALVAAGTLSFADAVRTVRKRGAFMQEAVPVGVGAMAAMMGLEEGAIEGICAQAAQGQVVSPANFNSPGQVVIAGHAEAVDRAIELAKAAGAKRALPLPVSAPFHCALMEPAGRRLAEVLDGIAFAPMNLPVVSNVEACPNKDSARLKELLVRQVSAPVRWDESVACMAELGVERFIEIGPGKVLSGLIKRIAKGATAQNVEDVASLKKL; encoded by the coding sequence ATGCTCGCTTTTGTCTTTCCCGGACAGGGTTCCCAGTTCGCCGGCATGGGTCGCGACCTGGCCGACAATTTTCCTGTGGCGCGACAGCTTTTCCAGGAAGCCAACGACGCCCTCGGCTTTGATATCGCTTCCCTCTGTTTCAATGGTCCCGAGGAAGATCTGCGGCTGACGACCAATACTCAGCCGGCTATCGTGACTGTCAGTGTTGCTGCGTTGCGGGTGGTGGAGCAGGAGACCGGACTGCGGCCCGATTACGCCGCCGGTCACAGCCTCGGGGAATTCTCCGCGTTGGTGGCCGCCGGGACTCTGAGTTTTGCTGATGCTGTGCGTACGGTTCGTAAGCGTGGCGCTTTCATGCAGGAAGCGGTACCGGTCGGCGTCGGCGCCATGGCAGCAATGATGGGCCTGGAAGAGGGTGCCATCGAAGGGATCTGTGCCCAGGCCGCTCAGGGCCAGGTCGTTTCCCCGGCCAATTTCAACAGTCCGGGGCAGGTGGTCATCGCCGGTCACGCCGAAGCGGTCGATCGCGCCATCGAATTGGCCAAGGCGGCTGGTGCCAAACGGGCCTTGCCTTTGCCGGTGAGCGCACCTTTCCACTGTGCCCTTATGGAACCGGCCGGGCGGCGCCTGGCGGAAGTGCTTGACGGCATTGCCTTCGCCCCCATGAACCTGCCCGTCGTATCCAATGTCGAGGCCTGTCCCAACAAGGATTCGGCCCGCCTGAAGGAGTTGCTGGTCCGTCAGGTCAGCGCTCCGGTGCGCTGGGATGAGTCGGTGGCCTGCATGGCCGAGCTCGGGGTGGAGCGCTTTATTGAAATCGGTCCCGGCAAGGTTCTTTCCGGGCTGATCAAGCGCATCGCCAAGGGTGCGACCGCGCAAAATGTCGAGGATGTCGCCAGTCTAAAAAAACTGTAA
- the plsX gene encoding phosphate acyltransferase PlsX — MVVAVDAMGGDNAPVVEVEAAVAAARRWGIAVLLVGDSARIESELKKHQIADLPIAVRHASEVVGMHDSASDAVRKKKDSSIRVAFNLVKTGEAQAVVSAGNSGATMAAGMFVLGRIKGIDRPAIATIMPNRKDNTLVLDVGGNVDCKPQHLAQFALMGEVYARHVLGKAAPRVGLLSNGEEECKGNDLTRSTHCLLKGNRSGYVGYVEGRDVFNGSVDVVVCDGFVGNVVLKLSEGLADAIGSMLKQEISTRFFAKLGYLLARPAFQAFKKKVDYAEYGGAPLLGIQGTGVICHGGSNVKALQNAIFQAQESVAKAINEALVAQLSKSLFDEKSLTAMLERQEEVSDVAVGVAGL, encoded by the coding sequence ATCGTTGTAGCGGTCGATGCCATGGGTGGCGATAACGCCCCTGTGGTCGAGGTCGAAGCCGCGGTTGCGGCCGCCCGGCGCTGGGGCATTGCCGTCCTGCTGGTGGGGGACTCGGCCCGTATCGAATCCGAGCTGAAAAAGCACCAGATCGCGGATTTGCCGATTGCCGTGCGTCATGCCAGCGAAGTCGTCGGCATGCACGATTCCGCTTCCGACGCTGTGCGTAAAAAGAAAGACTCGTCGATCCGGGTCGCCTTCAATCTGGTGAAAACCGGCGAAGCCCAGGCGGTTGTCAGTGCCGGCAACTCTGGGGCGACCATGGCCGCGGGAATGTTCGTCCTTGGCCGGATCAAAGGGATCGACCGCCCCGCCATCGCCACCATTATGCCCAACCGCAAGGACAACACCCTGGTTCTTGATGTCGGCGGCAATGTCGATTGCAAACCCCAGCATCTCGCCCAGTTTGCTCTCATGGGTGAAGTCTATGCCCGTCATGTCCTGGGCAAGGCGGCCCCGCGCGTTGGTCTTTTGTCCAACGGCGAAGAGGAGTGCAAGGGTAACGATCTGACCCGTAGCACCCACTGCCTGCTTAAGGGCAACCGCTCTGGTTATGTCGGCTATGTGGAAGGACGCGACGTTTTTAACGGCTCGGTCGACGTGGTCGTCTGCGATGGCTTTGTGGGTAACGTGGTGCTGAAACTCTCCGAGGGACTGGCCGATGCCATCGGCTCGATGCTCAAACAGGAGATCTCAACACGGTTTTTCGCCAAGTTGGGTTATCTGTTGGCTCGGCCGGCTTTCCAGGCGTTCAAGAAGAAGGTCGATTACGCCGAATATGGTGGCGCTCCCCTCCTCGGCATCCAGGGAACCGGGGTCATCTGCCATGGCGGTTCCAATGTCAAGGCCCTCCAGAATGCGATTTTCCAGGCTCAGGAATCGGTGGCCAAGGCCATCAATGAAGCCCTCGTGGCTCAGTTGAGCAAGAGCCTGTTCGACGAAAAATCCCTTACCGCGATGCTGGAGCGTCAGGAAGAAGTTTCCGACGTTGCCGTCGGGGTCGCGGGGCTCTGA
- the rpmF gene encoding 50S ribosomal protein L32, whose product MAVPKKKTSKSKRDMRRAHDFLTAPGISICPQCQEPKQPHRVCAACGTYKGKEIIAAQD is encoded by the coding sequence ATGGCTGTACCCAAGAAAAAGACTTCCAAATCCAAGCGCGACATGCGCCGTGCTCATGACTTTCTGACCGCCCCCGGCATTTCCATCTGCCCCCAGTGCCAAGAGCCCAAGCAGCCCCATCGCGTTTGTGCTGCCTGCGGCACCTATAAAGGCAAAGAAATTATCGCCGCCCAGGACTAG